The proteins below come from a single Plantactinospora sp. KBS50 genomic window:
- a CDS encoding neuraminidase-like domain-containing protein, with product MTGPVQQSHNRPNEDIRRLHVALLRIVGEVATDELVDARYGPTTRRGVAELQRAYGLPVTGTVDGATRDAVQVVLAEPATRFTVVGRVCWADGQPAPQLRVDAFDRDLRSAEQLGEAITGDDGTYRVDYSRDRFARFEKRSADLFVRVLAGNRTLFDPPLSAVLFNAPELAVLNVELSGGGERERSEYERILAAVVPLLGEVPPADLRQDDEIQDVTFLAGETGLPATALAHFGVAQKLAAAYRLSAVFGYALFAERTLLTASPTGAALARFDVDLNTELRPLYYDIALLAPETVRDAVTAAVAHRYVPEDLLGELDRILEKLARVRPEAEAYVAEERPKVLYERVERFLVDGAHDRVRDILSVDASGDLPGLIGRLAEAGVFPDRAAAEAAGASGVLADVLGYHDTIIDRIRAHEGIERPADVRRLARLAPADWRRVLGETTADLRVAGQPLRAELVDLHAGALARRLERRYPTTAFTAQLERAAGDTGAARGTGAARGTGAARGDIPGAAPAGDTGARAAFGAHRDAVLDLLTAHPDFDLATGNVQRLLRDQPPHVRAGGPTIKATQRIFKLAPTYRQTTALLAAGVPSAARIHALGEPRFVATATGTGTFTAEQARSVYRAAVDVHLASGLLAGELQAAARSLPVRALGGSGSGSSGSGSGSGSSSSSSSGAGGGGGGGGALSALAPVTADFPNLASLFRLADSCYCEPCRSVHSAAAYLVDVLQFLGNRLVTDADTPGPATKVARDVLYARRPDLGDLDLNCENTDLPVPYLDLVCELLEEAVAPEVGAAFPGPVSAGAHPVEAPSAALLALLQGQGWAFTDRSLVYEPDLTGARVVRDAGVVAKLSPDGTGWRVRRLRQSTGTAAELAAAPQYVNAAAYATLAASRYAFALPFDLAHEETRAYFGQFGIPRAELMRALRVPAGPSPAAIAAEELGLSAAQRQLVVTPDAAGQAGIWNTAPLGPLGGIARVDNFLHRSGLDYRALTELLALPWVNPGDAMFVKHLDTGCDLSRKRIEQLTDPRLDRLHRFLRLLRAPGCAAWTPALLDRAIRADALGGGTLDDDLLIALTGLHRLATRLGLPLGRVVDLFAPLDEARHRELFGNAGNGPPDPAFAPEAVLASELAEQGTPGSGEPLSAHEAYLATCLGATAPDTALLVAALPGPAIVSFANLHAVYAATVLARALGLTAAEYLIMTGLTGTDPLAGPAAALSFVDRFDAARVGSGIRPADLRYLLRHEADDLAARDLPEAALTAVLTGLQAGYQAGYAATRPAVDPAAPAQENLPGMRALLAAVPGVTEADLAAFAAMVDGGWTGTLVEARQLVDDRLAALLDTTAIKAAVVADPTPAQQTALLLAITGALWEQAYAAGKRDLAVGAVADTFGLSAQAAATVLAGAALPGAPPTRPLLAVLTDDALVDQVNDPPAPPAVTPAAFDEQYRALRLLHVLARLVEQLRLTDTDLDWLLANAGPLGWLAPDALPYQTGEPPASLESWIALAGGVELARAYPPVANPLDAAAPWTAYGLFDLVLAGGSTAGQVHGHLARLGGWDEAVLADLDTHLGLSAVDLSAYRAPATVGRLAGALTLLRRLGLPVAAAVPLAQPVTTAAEAATMRQALKARYAEAEWFGVLQGVQDRLRGAKRDALVAYLLADNPALRDSTDLYDHFLIDVEMGACMVTSRIVQAHATVQLFVQRCLLGLEPDSVAAVTEDPAWEQWNWMANYRVWEANRKIFLYPENWILPELRDDRSELFIELDDQLQQDELTDLAVENATIAYLEKLDDLAHLDVMACYYQHDRHVMHVFARTRGGDPAVYYHRQFEQERSWTPWTRVPLDIAGDHLLAFDRNSRLTLAWPVFTEEVDTAATATVPDPDGIPPGGTETDRPRRRWRIQLAIGERAQGRWQPKKISKEALYHPASGYWEDLPAVEEFNCFAYAAGGAGQAISLVTGGAFVGSFALTGCRGYPEPVPGGGSGGVLLSPVFRETELLAERFTERVPGN from the coding sequence ATGACCGGCCCGGTGCAGCAATCCCACAACCGCCCGAACGAGGACATCCGGCGGCTGCACGTGGCGCTGCTGCGGATCGTCGGCGAGGTGGCCACCGACGAGTTGGTCGACGCCCGGTACGGCCCGACCACCCGCCGCGGCGTCGCCGAACTCCAGCGCGCGTACGGCCTGCCGGTGACCGGGACGGTCGACGGCGCGACCCGGGACGCCGTGCAGGTCGTGCTGGCCGAGCCGGCCACCCGGTTCACGGTGGTGGGCCGGGTCTGTTGGGCGGACGGGCAGCCGGCGCCGCAGTTGCGGGTCGACGCCTTCGACCGCGACCTGCGCAGCGCCGAGCAGCTCGGCGAGGCGATCACCGGGGACGACGGGACCTACCGGGTCGACTACTCGCGGGACCGGTTCGCCCGGTTCGAGAAGCGATCGGCGGACCTGTTCGTCCGGGTCCTCGCCGGGAACCGGACGCTGTTCGACCCGCCGCTGAGCGCGGTGCTGTTCAACGCCCCCGAGCTGGCCGTGCTGAACGTGGAGCTCTCCGGCGGCGGCGAGCGGGAGCGCAGCGAGTACGAGCGGATCCTCGCCGCGGTGGTGCCGCTGCTCGGCGAGGTGCCGCCGGCGGACCTGCGGCAGGACGACGAGATCCAGGATGTCACCTTCCTGGCCGGCGAGACCGGGCTGCCGGCCACCGCGCTGGCGCACTTCGGCGTGGCGCAGAAGCTGGCCGCCGCGTACCGGCTGTCGGCCGTGTTCGGGTACGCGCTGTTCGCCGAGCGGACGTTGCTGACCGCGAGCCCGACCGGGGCGGCGCTGGCGCGGTTCGACGTCGACCTGAACACCGAGCTGCGACCGCTGTACTACGACATCGCCCTGCTCGCGCCGGAGACCGTCCGGGACGCCGTCACGGCCGCGGTGGCGCACCGGTACGTCCCCGAGGACCTGCTCGGCGAGCTGGACCGGATCCTGGAGAAGCTGGCCCGGGTCCGCCCCGAGGCCGAGGCGTACGTCGCCGAGGAACGGCCGAAGGTGCTGTACGAGCGGGTCGAGCGGTTCCTCGTCGACGGTGCCCACGACCGGGTCCGGGACATCCTCTCGGTCGACGCCTCGGGCGACCTGCCGGGGCTGATCGGCCGGTTGGCCGAGGCCGGCGTGTTCCCGGACCGGGCCGCGGCCGAGGCGGCCGGCGCCTCGGGCGTGCTGGCCGACGTGCTCGGCTACCACGACACGATCATCGACCGGATCCGCGCGCACGAGGGGATCGAGCGGCCGGCGGACGTGCGCCGGCTGGCCCGGCTGGCCCCCGCGGACTGGCGGCGGGTGCTCGGCGAGACCACGGCGGACCTGCGGGTGGCCGGCCAGCCGCTGCGGGCGGAACTGGTCGACCTGCACGCCGGGGCGCTGGCCCGCCGGCTGGAGCGGCGCTACCCCACCACGGCGTTCACCGCCCAGCTCGAACGCGCGGCCGGCGACACCGGAGCGGCCCGCGGCACCGGAGCGGCCCGCGGCACCGGAGCGGCCCGCGGCGACATTCCCGGCGCGGCACCGGCCGGCGACACCGGCGCCCGAGCGGCGTTCGGCGCGCACCGCGACGCCGTGCTGGACCTGCTCACCGCCCACCCCGACTTCGACCTGGCCACCGGCAACGTGCAGCGGCTGCTGCGGGACCAGCCGCCGCACGTGCGGGCCGGCGGGCCGACGATCAAGGCGACCCAGCGGATCTTCAAGCTGGCCCCGACGTACCGGCAGACCACCGCGCTGCTGGCCGCGGGCGTGCCGTCCGCGGCCCGGATCCACGCCCTCGGCGAGCCGCGGTTCGTGGCCACCGCCACCGGCACCGGCACGTTCACCGCCGAACAGGCCCGGTCGGTCTACCGCGCGGCCGTCGACGTGCACCTGGCCAGCGGGCTGCTGGCCGGGGAGTTGCAGGCCGCGGCCCGGTCGCTGCCGGTCCGGGCGCTGGGCGGCAGCGGCAGCGGCAGCAGCGGCAGCGGCAGCGGCAGCGGCAGCAGCAGCAGCAGCAGCAGTGGTGCCGGCGGTGGCGGCGGTGGCGGCGGCGCCCTCAGCGCCCTGGCGCCGGTGACCGCGGACTTTCCGAACCTGGCCAGCCTGTTCCGGCTCGCCGACTCGTGCTACTGCGAGCCGTGCCGCAGCGTGCACAGCGCCGCGGCGTACCTGGTGGACGTGCTGCAGTTCCTGGGCAACCGGCTGGTCACCGACGCGGACACCCCGGGTCCGGCCACCAAGGTGGCCCGGGACGTGCTGTACGCCCGCCGGCCGGACCTCGGCGACCTGGATCTGAACTGCGAGAACACCGACCTGCCGGTGCCGTACCTGGATCTGGTGTGCGAGCTGCTGGAGGAGGCCGTGGCGCCCGAGGTGGGGGCGGCGTTCCCCGGCCCGGTCAGCGCCGGCGCGCACCCGGTGGAGGCGCCCTCGGCCGCGCTGCTGGCCCTGTTGCAGGGCCAGGGCTGGGCGTTCACCGACCGGTCCCTGGTGTACGAGCCGGACCTGACCGGCGCCCGGGTGGTCCGCGACGCCGGGGTGGTGGCCAAGCTGAGCCCGGACGGCACCGGCTGGCGGGTCCGCCGGCTGCGCCAGAGCACCGGCACCGCCGCCGAACTGGCCGCCGCGCCGCAGTACGTGAACGCCGCCGCGTACGCCACGCTGGCCGCCAGCCGGTACGCGTTCGCGCTCCCGTTCGACCTGGCGCACGAGGAGACCCGGGCGTACTTCGGCCAGTTCGGGATCCCGCGGGCGGAGCTGATGCGGGCACTGCGCGTGCCGGCCGGACCGTCCCCGGCGGCGATCGCCGCCGAGGAACTGGGGCTCAGCGCCGCGCAGCGGCAGCTCGTGGTGACCCCCGACGCCGCCGGACAGGCGGGAATCTGGAACACGGCCCCGCTCGGCCCGCTGGGCGGGATCGCCCGGGTGGACAACTTCCTGCACCGGTCCGGGCTGGACTACCGGGCGCTTACCGAACTGCTCGCGCTGCCCTGGGTGAACCCCGGGGACGCGATGTTCGTCAAGCACCTGGACACCGGCTGCGACCTGAGCCGGAAACGGATCGAGCAGCTCACCGACCCGCGGCTGGACCGGCTGCACCGGTTCCTGCGGCTGCTGCGCGCCCCCGGCTGCGCGGCCTGGACACCGGCGCTGCTGGACCGGGCGATCCGGGCCGACGCGCTGGGCGGCGGCACCCTGGACGACGACCTGCTGATCGCGCTGACCGGGCTGCACCGGCTGGCCACCCGGCTGGGACTGCCGCTGGGCCGGGTGGTCGACCTGTTCGCCCCGCTGGACGAGGCGCGCCACCGCGAGCTGTTCGGCAACGCCGGCAACGGGCCGCCTGACCCGGCGTTCGCCCCGGAAGCCGTGCTGGCCAGCGAGCTGGCCGAGCAGGGCACCCCGGGCTCCGGCGAGCCGCTGTCGGCGCACGAGGCGTACCTGGCCACCTGCCTGGGCGCCACGGCGCCGGACACCGCGCTGCTGGTGGCCGCCCTGCCGGGTCCGGCGATCGTCAGCTTCGCCAACCTGCACGCGGTGTACGCCGCTACCGTGCTGGCCCGCGCGCTCGGGCTCACCGCGGCCGAGTACCTGATCATGACGGGGTTGACCGGGACCGACCCGCTGGCCGGCCCGGCCGCCGCGCTGTCCTTCGTGGACCGGTTCGACGCGGCCCGGGTCGGCTCCGGGATCCGGCCGGCGGACCTGCGCTACCTGCTGCGGCACGAGGCCGACGACCTGGCCGCCCGGGACCTGCCCGAGGCGGCGCTCACCGCCGTGCTCACCGGGTTGCAGGCCGGCTACCAGGCCGGCTACGCGGCCACCCGGCCGGCGGTGGATCCGGCCGCACCGGCGCAGGAGAACCTGCCCGGGATGCGGGCGCTGCTGGCCGCCGTACCCGGGGTCACCGAGGCCGACCTGGCGGCGTTCGCCGCCATGGTGGACGGCGGCTGGACCGGGACGCTCGTCGAGGCCCGCCAGCTCGTCGACGACCGGCTCGCGGCGCTGCTGGACACCACCGCGATCAAGGCCGCGGTGGTGGCCGACCCCACCCCGGCGCAGCAGACCGCGCTGCTGCTGGCGATCACCGGCGCGCTCTGGGAGCAGGCGTACGCGGCCGGCAAGCGGGACCTGGCGGTCGGCGCGGTCGCCGACACGTTCGGCCTCTCGGCGCAGGCCGCCGCCACGGTGCTGGCCGGCGCGGCGCTGCCCGGCGCGCCGCCGACCCGGCCGCTGCTGGCGGTGCTCACCGACGACGCGCTGGTGGACCAGGTCAACGACCCGCCGGCGCCGCCCGCGGTGACCCCGGCCGCCTTCGACGAGCAGTACCGGGCGCTGCGCCTGCTGCACGTGCTGGCCCGGCTGGTCGAACAGCTGCGGCTGACCGACACCGACCTCGACTGGCTGCTGGCCAACGCCGGGCCGCTGGGCTGGCTCGCCCCCGACGCGCTGCCGTACCAGACCGGCGAGCCGCCCGCGTCGCTGGAGAGCTGGATCGCGCTGGCCGGCGGGGTCGAGCTGGCCCGCGCGTACCCGCCGGTGGCCAACCCGCTGGACGCCGCCGCGCCGTGGACCGCGTACGGCCTGTTCGACCTGGTCCTGGCCGGCGGCAGCACGGCCGGGCAGGTGCACGGCCACCTGGCCCGGCTCGGCGGCTGGGACGAGGCCGTGCTCGCCGACCTGGACACCCACCTGGGGCTCTCGGCGGTCGACCTGAGCGCGTACCGGGCGCCGGCCACGGTCGGCCGGCTGGCCGGCGCGCTCACCCTGCTGCGCCGGCTCGGCCTGCCGGTGGCCGCGGCCGTGCCGCTGGCGCAGCCGGTCACCACGGCCGCCGAGGCGGCCACCATGCGGCAGGCGCTCAAGGCGCGCTACGCCGAGGCCGAGTGGTTCGGGGTGCTCCAGGGGGTGCAGGACCGGCTGCGCGGCGCCAAGCGGGACGCGCTGGTGGCGTACCTACTGGCCGACAACCCGGCGCTGCGGGACAGCACCGACCTGTACGACCACTTCCTCATCGACGTCGAGATGGGCGCCTGCATGGTGACGTCCCGGATCGTGCAGGCGCACGCCACCGTGCAGCTGTTCGTGCAGCGCTGCCTGCTGGGTCTGGAGCCGGACAGCGTCGCGGCGGTCACCGAGGACCCGGCCTGGGAACAGTGGAACTGGATGGCCAACTACCGGGTGTGGGAGGCCAACCGGAAGATCTTCCTGTATCCGGAGAACTGGATCCTGCCGGAGCTGCGCGACGACCGGTCGGAGCTGTTCATCGAGCTGGACGACCAGTTGCAGCAGGACGAGCTGACCGACCTGGCGGTGGAGAACGCCACCATCGCGTACCTGGAGAAGCTGGACGACCTGGCGCACCTGGACGTGATGGCCTGCTACTACCAGCACGACCGGCACGTCATGCACGTCTTCGCGCGCACCCGCGGCGGCGACCCGGCGGTCTACTACCACCGGCAGTTCGAGCAGGAACGGTCCTGGACGCCGTGGACCCGGGTGCCGCTGGACATCGCCGGCGACCACCTGCTCGCCTTCGACCGCAACAGCCGGCTCACCCTGGCCTGGCCGGTGTTCACCGAGGAGGTGGACACCGCCGCCACCGCGACGGTGCCGGACCCGGACGGCATCCCGCCGGGCGGCACCGAGACCGACCGGCCGCGCCGGCGGTGGCGGATCCAGCTGGCCATCGGCGAACGGGCGCAGGGCCGCTGGCAGCCCAAGAAGATCTCCAAGGAGGCGCTGTACCACCCGGCCAGCGGCTACTGGGAGGACCTGCCCGCGGTCGAGGAGTTCAACTGCTTCGCCTACGCGGCCGGCGGCGCCGGCCAGGCGATCAGCCTGGTCACCGGGGGCGCGTTCGTCGGGTCGTTCGCGCTGACCGGATGCCGCGGCTACCCCGAGCCGGTGCCCGGCGGCGGCTCCGGCGGCGTGCTGCTGTCGCCGGTGTTCCGGGAGACCGAACTGCTGGCCGAACGGTTCACCGAACGGGTCCCCGGGAACTGA
- the bcp gene encoding thioredoxin-dependent thiol peroxidase, with product MTEPIRLSPGDPAPDFTLPTDDGGRLALADLRGRRVVLYAYPAAMTPGCTKQACDFRDSLASLQAAGYEVVGISPDKPAKLAKFRDRDALTFPLVSDEDKAVLTAYGAYGQKQSYGRTVTGVIRSTFVIDPAGRIERAMYNVKATGHVAKLRRDLGLD from the coding sequence ATGACCGAGCCGATCCGCCTCTCCCCCGGCGACCCCGCGCCGGATTTCACCCTGCCCACCGACGACGGCGGGCGGCTCGCCCTGGCCGACCTGCGCGGTCGCCGGGTCGTGCTGTACGCCTACCCCGCGGCCATGACGCCCGGCTGCACCAAGCAGGCGTGCGACTTCCGCGACTCGCTCGCCTCGCTCCAGGCGGCCGGCTACGAGGTGGTCGGCATCTCACCGGACAAACCGGCCAAGCTGGCGAAGTTCCGCGACCGGGACGCGCTGACCTTCCCGCTGGTCAGCGACGAGGACAAGGCCGTGCTGACGGCGTACGGGGCGTACGGGCAGAAGCAGTCCTACGGCCGGACGGTGACCGGGGTGATCCGCTCGACCTTCGTGATCGACCCGGCGGGCCGGATCGAGCGGGCGATGTACAACGTCAAGGCCACCGGGCACGTCGCGAAGCTGCGCCGGGATCTCGGCCTGGACTGA
- a CDS encoding energy-coupling factor ABC transporter permease: MTTVAMHISNGIINGPVAAVFAAFALAVLTLCVLRGRRDLDDRLAPMAGLVAAFIFAVQMLNFPIFTGAVSGHLLGGALAAMLVGPWVGALCVAVVLIVQALVFGDGGVAMLGLNITNMAIVGTAAAYLLIALLLRTLPRTPTGLAVTAFVASVASVVVASQGFVLEYWLGGTTDLGSGLGGLAATMGGAHLLIGIGEGLITATTVVTVARVRPDLVYALRGLRRADPSMPAGAEPVPSNGGTR; this comes from the coding sequence GTGACAACCGTCGCGATGCACATCTCGAACGGGATCATCAACGGTCCCGTGGCCGCGGTCTTCGCGGCGTTCGCGCTGGCCGTGCTCACCCTGTGCGTGCTGCGCGGCCGCCGGGACCTGGACGACCGGCTGGCCCCGATGGCCGGGCTGGTGGCGGCCTTCATCTTCGCGGTGCAGATGCTCAACTTCCCGATCTTCACCGGCGCGGTGAGCGGTCACCTGCTCGGCGGCGCGCTCGCGGCGATGCTGGTGGGACCCTGGGTGGGCGCGCTCTGCGTGGCGGTCGTGCTGATCGTGCAGGCGCTGGTGTTCGGCGACGGCGGGGTCGCGATGCTCGGCCTCAACATCACCAACATGGCGATCGTCGGCACCGCGGCGGCGTACCTGCTGATCGCCCTGCTGCTGCGTACCCTGCCGCGGACCCCCACCGGCCTCGCGGTCACCGCCTTCGTGGCCTCGGTGGCCAGCGTCGTGGTCGCCTCCCAGGGCTTCGTCCTGGAGTACTGGCTGGGCGGGACCACCGACCTGGGCAGCGGGCTGGGCGGGCTGGCCGCCACCATGGGCGGCGCCCACCTGCTGATCGGGATCGGCGAGGGCCTGATCACCGCGACCACCGTGGTCACCGTGGCCCGGGTGCGACCCGACCTGGTGTACGCGCTGCGCGGCCTGCGCCGGGCCGACCCGAGCATGCCCGCCGGCGCCGAGCCGGTCCCGAGCAACGGAGGTACCCGATGA
- a CDS encoding PDGLE domain-containing protein: MSKRLWAFLGGGLLVALLLAGVVSNFASPHPDGLDASLRKGCTVDADDNITGGSCPAQQAKDNELAGPLADYGIRGIDNPYLSTGLSGVIGVLITFAIGGGVFWLVRRRGGAGRDTGTGTGSGAGSDPGSGSGRAADAMAPAAPAAPAEG; the protein is encoded by the coding sequence ATGAGCAAGCGGCTGTGGGCGTTCCTCGGCGGCGGACTGCTGGTCGCGCTGCTGCTGGCCGGCGTGGTGAGCAACTTCGCCTCCCCGCACCCGGACGGGCTGGACGCGTCGCTGCGCAAGGGCTGCACGGTCGACGCCGACGACAACATCACCGGCGGCAGCTGCCCGGCCCAGCAGGCCAAGGACAACGAGCTGGCCGGCCCGCTGGCCGACTACGGCATCCGGGGCATCGACAACCCGTACCTGTCCACCGGGCTGTCCGGGGTGATCGGCGTGCTGATCACCTTCGCCATCGGCGGCGGCGTGTTCTGGCTGGTCCGCCGCCGCGGCGGCGCCGGCCGGGACACCGGCACCGGCACCGGGTCGGGCGCCGGGTCCGACCCCGGGTCCGGGTCCGGTCGGGCGGCGGACGCGATGGCGCCGGCCGCGCCGGCCGCACCGGCCGAGGGCTAG
- a CDS encoding energy-coupling factor ABC transporter ATP-binding protein — MIDDVQTPASLDVRGVRYAYPDGHVALHGVDLTVPRGDRVALLGPNGAGKTTLVLHLNGILTPAAGTVTVGGLAVDRGRDTLAEVRRRVGIVFQDPDDQLFLPTVAEDVAFGPANLGLRGPELAARVDEALAAVGMREHRDRAPHHLSFGQRRRVAVATVLAMRPEILVLDEPSSNLDPAARRELAEILRGLPVTLLMVTHDLPYALELCDRSVVLDAGRIVADGTTADVLADADLLRRHRLELPYGFDPRLAAAQLGTRR; from the coding sequence ATGATCGATGACGTGCAGACTCCCGCCTCGCTGGACGTCCGGGGCGTCCGGTACGCCTACCCGGACGGCCACGTCGCGCTGCACGGCGTGGACCTGACGGTGCCCCGGGGCGACCGGGTCGCCCTGCTCGGCCCGAACGGGGCCGGCAAGACCACGCTGGTGCTGCACCTGAACGGCATCCTCACCCCGGCCGCCGGGACGGTGACGGTGGGCGGGCTCGCGGTCGACCGCGGCCGGGACACCCTCGCCGAGGTCCGCCGCCGGGTCGGCATCGTCTTTCAGGACCCGGACGACCAGCTCTTCCTGCCGACCGTCGCCGAGGACGTCGCGTTCGGCCCGGCCAACCTCGGGCTGCGCGGGCCGGAACTGGCCGCCCGGGTCGACGAGGCCCTGGCCGCGGTCGGCATGCGGGAACACCGCGACCGGGCGCCGCACCATCTGTCGTTCGGGCAGCGGCGCCGGGTCGCCGTGGCCACCGTGCTGGCCATGCGGCCGGAGATCCTCGTACTGGACGAGCCCTCGTCCAACCTCGACCCGGCGGCCCGGCGGGAGCTGGCCGAGATCCTGCGGGGGCTGCCGGTGACGCTGCTGATGGTCACCCACGACCTGCCGTACGCGCTGGAGCTCTGCGACCGCTCGGTGGTGCTGGACGCCGGCCGGATCGTGGCGGACGGTACGACGGCGGACGTGCTGGCGGACGCGGACCTGCTGCGCCGGCACCGGCTGGAACTGCCGTACGGCTTCGACCCGCGACTGGCCGCCGCCCAGCTCGGCACCCGCCGCTGA
- a CDS encoding thioredoxin domain-containing protein, with protein sequence MSSRKGQKSSARMVREQLAREQRRRRTLWTSVTAVAVLLIAGLIGWGVWSSQRPVDTTAPPDTVADGTAVAIGSGPVTLDIYEDFQCPVCKQFEEQSGATVDQLVADNKVKVLYHPIAILDRYSSTNYSTRSAAAAGCSVPTGKYRDFAKALFAQQPPEGGDGLTNDQLVDIGTQAGISDGDFADCVRSQKYKGWTQKVTDAATKSGVTGTPTVLVNGKKVDTPTPENITAAVDEAAK encoded by the coding sequence ATGAGCAGTCGTAAGGGCCAGAAGAGCTCGGCGCGGATGGTCCGCGAACAGCTCGCCCGGGAGCAGCGCCGCCGGCGCACCCTGTGGACCTCGGTGACCGCGGTGGCGGTGCTGCTGATCGCCGGGCTGATCGGCTGGGGCGTGTGGTCCAGCCAGCGGCCCGTCGACACCACGGCGCCGCCCGACACGGTCGCCGACGGTACGGCCGTCGCGATCGGCTCCGGGCCGGTGACCCTGGACATCTACGAGGACTTCCAGTGCCCGGTCTGCAAGCAGTTCGAGGAGCAGTCCGGCGCCACCGTCGACCAGTTGGTGGCCGACAACAAGGTGAAGGTGCTGTACCACCCGATCGCCATCCTGGACCGGTACTCCTCCACCAACTACTCCACCCGGTCCGCGGCGGCGGCCGGCTGCTCGGTGCCCACCGGGAAGTACCGGGACTTCGCCAAGGCGCTGTTCGCCCAGCAGCCGCCCGAGGGTGGCGACGGGTTGACCAACGACCAGCTCGTCGACATCGGCACCCAGGCCGGCATCTCCGACGGTGACTTCGCCGACTGCGTCCGCAGCCAGAAGTACAAGGGCTGGACGCAGAAGGTCACCGACGCCGCCACCAAGTCCGGCGTGACCGGAACCCCGACCGTGCTGGTGAACGGCAAGAAGGTCGACACGCCGACCCCGGAGAACATCACGGCCGCGGTGGACGAGGCCGCGAAGTAG
- a CDS encoding MauE/DoxX family redox-associated membrane protein — translation MTTSTATARWPIVRPWLGTLVRLGLATVWLVAGGTKVGDLAGSGRAVNAYRILPYEAATVLGAALPFIELALGVLLVLGLATRLAAGVAAGLLVVFIAGITSAWARGLSIDCGCFGSGGQLGAGESPAYGTEILRDLGFLILAGFLLTWPRTRVSVDGFIAQDPTEEETDEQS, via the coding sequence GTGACGACCTCCACCGCAACCGCCCGGTGGCCCATCGTGCGCCCCTGGCTGGGCACCCTGGTCCGGCTCGGCCTCGCCACCGTGTGGCTGGTCGCGGGCGGCACCAAGGTCGGCGACCTGGCCGGCTCCGGCCGCGCCGTCAACGCCTACCGCATACTTCCCTACGAGGCGGCGACCGTTCTCGGCGCCGCGCTGCCGTTCATCGAACTCGCCCTCGGCGTACTGCTGGTCCTCGGCCTGGCCACCCGACTGGCCGCCGGGGTGGCCGCCGGCCTGCTCGTCGTCTTCATCGCCGGAATCACCTCGGCCTGGGCACGCGGCCTGTCCATCGACTGCGGCTGCTTCGGCAGCGGCGGGCAGCTCGGCGCCGGCGAGAGCCCGGCGTACGGCACGGAGATCCTGCGGGATCTCGGCTTCCTGATACTCGCCGGTTTCCTGCTGACCTGGCCGCGCACGCGGGTGTCGGTGGACGGCTTCATCGCACAGGACCCGACCGAAGAGGAGACCGATGAGCAGTCGTAA